In Cytophagia bacterium CHB2, the DNA window CTCCTTTGCGGTTGGTTTGGATTGATTGCTTACTGGATTTCAGCGTTGCCGGCAGGTTACGGCTCGCCCTAAATCCAACATTCCAGCCCTCCGCCAAAAACATGCGTCCTTCACTTCAGGGGATGATTTTGGTTTCCAACACTTCCAAGAATTTTCGCATCCATTCCGGATGCGCCGGCCAGGCTGCCGCGGTAACAAAAATGCCGTCGACGTGTGCGTTGGTAAATGTGCTGTTGACTTCGCCCCATTTGGCGCCGGCGAGCAAAACTTCCGCTCTAACGGCCGGATATGCCGAAATGGTTTTGCCTGCAATAACATTCGCCGCTGCCAGAAGCTGCGCGCCGTGGCAAATCGCGGCAATCGGTTTGTTGGCTTTGGCAAAATGCTGCACGGCGGCAACGACTTTTTCGTTCATGCGGAGATACTCCGGCGCGCGGCCGCCGGGAATCACCAACGCATCGTAATTTTCCGGCCGGATTTTGTCGAACGTCGCGTTAAGCGTGAAGCCGTGTCCGGGCTTTTCACTGTAGGTTTGATCGCCTTCAAAATCGTGAATCGCAGTGCGGACTTTTTCGCCGCTTTTCTTGCCGGGACATACGGCGTCCACGTGATGGCCGACCATAGTCAACAT includes these proteins:
- a CDS encoding DJ-1/PfpI family protein, with product MSVKKILMLVGDFVEDYEVMVPFQMLTMVGHHVDAVCPGKKSGEKVRTAIHDFEGDQTYSEKPGHGFTLNATFDKIRPENYDALVIPGGRAPEYLRMNEKVVAAVQHFAKANKPIAAICHGAQLLAAANVIAGKTISAYPAVRAEVLLAGAKWGEVNSTFTNAHVDGIFVTAAAWPAHPEWMRKFLEVLETKIIP